From the genome of Thermogutta terrifontis, one region includes:
- a CDS encoding DUF6800 family protein, with the protein MSICERKRELRRKRHRREKYRIFKRKLLTATASERAAIIEKIRKLAPDPEVVLKNLGLLEAQR; encoded by the coding sequence GTGTCGATCTGCGAACGAAAACGCGAATTGAGAAGAAAGCGCCACCGCAGAGAGAAATACCGCATTTTTAAGAGAAAACTCCTAACAGCCACGGCTTCAGAGCGAGCTGCCATTATCGAAAAGATCCGTAAACTGGCCCCGGATCCCGAGGTCGTGCTCAAAAACCTCGGCCTTCTTGAAGCCCAGCGATAA